A stretch of DNA from Candidatus Bathyarchaeia archaeon:
GAATTTTAACTCTCGCAGATTTGGCTTTCTTCTTCAGAATAACCCCCGGTGGGGTGAAGCTCTACTATAAGATCTCAAACCTCGTGAAGACATCGCCTACGCTGACATCTATAGCCCAAAAACTTTTAGCAGAATAAGTCTCTCCTCAACAGGATCCTCCACTTTCATGTGTGAAATCCTTTATGTGGGCTATCACTTTTATGAAGCCTTTCCCTATAAAAGATAGATCCTCCAGTCTCCTAATATGGCAGAGTCTCCTGAGCATATATTTTGGGTTGAAGAATAATTTGTACATCGCCTGAGTTATTTCTTTCACGTCTCTCTCGCCTAGTGGGCTCTTCGTTACAAGCCTTCTCATGTCGTAGTCATTCCAGTCTAGGGTTGTGAGCAATCCATTATCTCTACAGTATTGAAACATCTTTGTGCCCGGGTATGGTACCATAAGGGTCGCTTGAAGCGTGTGCGCCCAGCCTCTCTCAAATAGTTTCTTAGCTAAATTGAAAGTTTCCCATACCTCCTCTTTTGACTCCCAAGGGTAGCCGACCATTATCGTCAAATGCGGCTCTAAGCCAGCTAGTCTAGCAAGTCTGCAAGAATCGACAATCTCTTCCACAGTTAAACCTTTATTGATCTTGCTTAGTGTCTCTTGACTTGCGGACTCTAAACCGAATAGGAGCATCCTGAAACCAGCTCTTTTCATAAGCTTATAATCGTCGAATGTGCAGGCTCCAAAACGCATATTGCAACCAAGGTAAACTTTTTCACCTAACCTCCTCTCTATAGCTAGACGACAAAACTTCCTCAGCCACCCTCCTGCCGGAAAAGTTCCTGTATCATCAAAGACCTCTCGAACCTTATACCTCTCAACAAGAAACTCAACCTCGCCAACAAGCAACTCGGGCTTCCGAACTCTGAAGTTAGGGTATAACTGTGTCCAAGCACAGAAGGTGCAGCCTCCATCCTTCCTCCACCAACAGTCACGCCCCACCATAGTGTATGTTCCAGGGGTACGCTTGAAATTTCCATTCTTGTAGGCATAGAGTCTCCAATTTGTAAGTTCCCTATCGATGAATGGTAGAGAGTTTAGGTCATGTGTCAACCTAAACTCGCCTGTGCTCTTTACATAGCCACTATCCCGGTAAAAGATTCCAGGCTCTAACTCACCTCTACCATCCAGCCATCTGACCAGATTCAAGAGTAGGAAGTCGAAGTCCCCGCCAGTGAGTACGGCGTCCACCTTAGACTTCTCGAATGACTCTAAGGGTAGAGCTGTGACATGGTCGCCCATCAAGACAACCCTAGTATCTGGCAGATGTCGCTTCAGGTCATCTATAATACGCCAATGCCTT
This window harbors:
- a CDS encoding radical SAM protein; translation: MKVAISYPPISKGGGTPLLAQNRQFQWFNAPTYIYPMVPAYAATLLRQEGHEVVWDDGIAEEKTYEQWLKGVVSRRPEIIALETKTPLVKRHWRIIDDLKRHLPDTRVVLMGDHVTALPLESFEKSKVDAVLTGGDFDFLLLNLVRWLDGRGELEPGIFYRDSGYVKSTGEFRLTHDLNSLPFIDRELTNWRLYAYKNGNFKRTPGTYTMVGRDCWWRKDGGCTFCAWTQLYPNFRVRKPELLVGEVEFLVERYKVREVFDDTGTFPAGGWLRKFCRLAIERRLGEKVYLGCNMRFGACTFDDYKLMKRAGFRMLLFGLESASQETLSKINKGLTVEEIVDSCRLARLAGLEPHLTIMVGYPWESKEEVWETFNLAKKLFERGWAHTLQATLMVPYPGTKMFQYCRDNGLLTTLDWNDYDMRRLVTKSPLGERDVKEITQAMYKLFFNPKYMLRRLCHIRRLEDLSFIGKGFIKVIAHIKDFTHESGGSC